A single genomic interval of Candidatus Poribacteria bacterium harbors:
- a CDS encoding VOC family protein, producing the protein MGNPVVHFEIGGKDVGKLIDFYGTVFEWNITPLADQLYIADPGSEKGIEGHLFQTTEETDSTNNVIIYVEVEDIQASLEKAESLGGEILIPPQEIPGNASHFAVFRDPSGNRVGLLQGRS; encoded by the coding sequence ATGGGAAATCCAGTCGTACATTTTGAAATTGGTGGGAAAGATGTCGGAAAGTTAATTGATTTTTACGGCACCGTATTTGAATGGAATATTACCCCCTTAGCAGATCAATTATACATTGCGGACCCGGGGTCAGAAAAAGGGATAGAGGGACATCTGTTTCAAACAACTGAGGAAACGGATTCTACAAATAACGTTATCATATATGTTGAGGTTGAGGATATCCAGGCATCTCTTGAAAAGGCAGAAAGTCTTGGTGGTGAAATCCTGATACCGCCTCAAGAAATTCCGGGGAATGCAAGTCATTTCGCTGTGTTTCGTGATCCGAGTGGCAACCGCGTCGGTTTGTTGCAAGGAAGGTCGTAA